In Solea solea unplaced genomic scaffold, fSolSol10.1 scaffold_28, whole genome shotgun sequence, a single genomic region encodes these proteins:
- the LOC131451234 gene encoding uncharacterized protein LOC131451234 — protein sequence MLQTDPVQPISPFKCHNCNNNQLSTETDKPNLKGFFDQFDQTLIILEDYLFFIQYIFDTCSAFLFQINAEFMRITTVPLETKFLAQLDKHMSKLLDVIRSKGGRVQEQTKRTLQVLDETVDITIRRECILKSLMIYLGEPVHHLIKEYQENEADELEQATMAIVVSGQEDIKIVIDGIEVLKEVPTTAAAVAMFFGLTYALKLKYPKNLQHTLEFVQKVLMELGGKNMSPKVHRLSTLLYNPE from the exons atgctacaaacggatccggtccagcctattTCACCATTCAAGTGCCACAACTGCAACAACAATCAACTTTCTACTGAGACAGACAAACCCAACTTAAAGGGTTTTTTCGATCAGTTTGATCAAACCTTAATTATTTTGGAAgattatttgttctttattcaATACATATTTGATACTTGCTCTGCTTTCCTTTTCCAGATCAACGCTGAGTTTATGCGAATTACAACAGTTCCCTTGGAGACAAAGTTCTTGGCGCAGTTGGACAAGCACATGTCCAAACTGCTGGATGTCATCAGGAGCAAGGGAGGACGTGTGCAAGAACAGACCAAGAGGACCTTGCAGGTTTTAGATGAG ACTGTGGACATCACAATAAGAAGAGAGTGCATCCTTAAATCTTTGATGATCTACCTGGGTGAACCTGTTCATCACCTCATCAAAGAATACCAG GAAAATGAAGCTGACGAACTGGAGCAGGCAACGATGGCTATCGTTGTCAGTGGACAAGAGGACATTAAAATAGTCATCGATGGAATAGAGGTCCTGAAAGAGGTGCCCACAACTGCTGCGGCTGTTGCAATGTTCTTCGGGCTCACCTACGCACTCAAACTAAAATATCCGAAAAATTTGCAGCACACCCTTGAATTTGTGCAAAAAGTCCTGATGGAGCTTGGTGGAAAAAATATGTCCCCAAAAGTTCATAGGCTGAGCACCCTGCTTTACAACCCAGAGTAG